The Algoriphagus sanaruensis genome window below encodes:
- a CDS encoding Mrp/NBP35 family ATP-binding protein, giving the protein MQLTEESIKKTLSRVQDPDIKRDLVSLGMIQKISIDGKKVSFQVVLTTPACPLKEVIKNNCLEALEEDHGADWEWDITMTSQVTTVRDATPILPEVKNIIAIASGKGGVGKSTTSANLAVALAQMGAKVGLIDADISGPSIPTMFNVEAEQPTVKRVGEKNIIIPITQYGVKLMSIGFLTPADSAVVWRGPMASSALRQFISDVEWGELDYLLIDLPPGTSDIHLTMVQTVPVTGAVIVTTPQKIALADANKGLSMFRQPQINVPVLGVIENMAYFTPDELPENKYYLFGKEGGKRLAEKYDVPFLGELPIVQSIRESGDSGYPAVLKKGITQEAYLSLAESVARQIAIRNAAMDKTSIVEVKA; this is encoded by the coding sequence ATGCAATTGACGGAAGAATCCATCAAAAAAACGCTCTCAAGAGTTCAAGATCCAGATATCAAAAGAGACCTTGTCTCCCTTGGGATGATCCAGAAAATCTCAATTGACGGAAAAAAAGTAAGTTTTCAAGTAGTCCTGACAACCCCTGCTTGCCCTTTAAAGGAAGTAATTAAAAACAATTGCTTAGAGGCATTGGAAGAGGACCATGGAGCGGATTGGGAATGGGATATTACAATGACCTCGCAGGTGACAACCGTTCGAGATGCAACGCCGATTTTACCAGAAGTAAAAAATATTATTGCGATCGCATCAGGAAAAGGCGGTGTTGGAAAATCAACCACTTCAGCAAATTTAGCAGTGGCCTTGGCTCAAATGGGAGCTAAAGTTGGACTAATCGACGCTGATATATCTGGTCCTTCCATTCCTACAATGTTCAATGTAGAGGCAGAGCAACCCACGGTAAAAAGAGTTGGTGAAAAAAACATCATAATTCCAATTACCCAATATGGAGTAAAATTGATGTCAATTGGATTTTTGACACCTGCAGATAGTGCTGTGGTATGGAGAGGTCCAATGGCAAGTTCAGCTTTGAGACAATTTATTTCCGATGTAGAATGGGGTGAGTTAGATTATTTATTGATCGATCTTCCTCCAGGGACATCCGATATCCACTTGACTATGGTACAAACTGTACCAGTTACTGGAGCAGTAATTGTAACAACACCGCAAAAGATAGCCTTAGCAGATGCGAATAAAGGTTTATCTATGTTCAGACAGCCTCAAATTAACGTTCCTGTGCTAGGTGTTATTGAAAATATGGCTTATTTTACGCCAGACGAATTGCCTGAGAATAAATATTACCTTTTCGGAAAAGAAGGTGGAAAAAGATTAGCCGAAAAATATGATGTTCCGTTTTTAGGTGAGTTACCTATTGTACAGAGCATTCGTGAAAGTGGAGACAGCGGATATCCTGCTGTTTTGAAAAAAGGAATTACACAAGAAGCCTATTTATCGCTTGCGGAGTCTGTAGCCAGACAAATCGCAATCAGAAATGCAGCTATGGATAAAACATCAATTGTAGAAGTTAAAGCATAA
- a CDS encoding bifunctional 3,4-dihydroxy-2-butanone-4-phosphate synthase/GTP cyclohydrolase II: protein MEKYQLDPIEDAIEAIKNGEVIIVVDDEDRENEGDFVCAAEKVTPEIINFMATHGRGLICAPLIEDRCEALGLELMVGNNTAAFETPFTVSVDLIGHGCTTGISASDRAKTIQALIDDSIHPSELGKPGHIFPLKAKRGGVIRRAGHTEAAIDFARLAGLSPAGVLVEIMNEDGTMARLPDLVKVAERFNLKLVSIKDLIAYRLKNESLIKREIGVEMPTNLGEFDLIAFRQTNTQEIHLALIKGTWEKDEPVLVRVHSSCVTGDIFGSCRCDCGPQLHAAMEMVEKEGKGIVLYMNQEGRGIGLINKLKAYKLQEQGMDTVQANLALGFPMDGRDYGVGAQILRDLEVSKIRLISNNPQKRVGLLGYGLEIVEQVPIEIRPNPHNEKYLKTKRDKMGHNILK, encoded by the coding sequence GTGGAAAAATATCAATTAGATCCCATCGAAGACGCAATCGAAGCTATCAAAAATGGCGAGGTGATTATTGTGGTGGACGATGAAGACCGTGAAAATGAAGGTGATTTTGTATGTGCCGCAGAGAAGGTCACTCCCGAGATCATTAATTTCATGGCGACTCATGGAAGGGGTTTAATTTGTGCGCCTTTGATCGAAGATCGCTGTGAAGCGCTTGGACTTGAATTGATGGTTGGAAACAATACAGCCGCCTTTGAAACTCCATTTACTGTTTCAGTAGACTTGATCGGTCATGGTTGTACCACGGGTATTTCAGCTTCTGATCGCGCAAAAACCATCCAAGCACTAATCGATGATTCCATTCATCCAAGTGAACTTGGAAAGCCTGGACATATTTTTCCTTTGAAAGCTAAAAGAGGGGGAGTCATTCGTAGAGCTGGTCATACCGAAGCCGCGATTGATTTTGCACGATTGGCGGGATTGTCTCCTGCAGGAGTTCTTGTAGAAATTATGAATGAGGATGGGACGATGGCAAGACTCCCAGACTTGGTTAAGGTGGCAGAGCGATTTAATCTAAAACTTGTTTCAATTAAAGATTTGATCGCTTATCGACTCAAAAACGAGTCTTTGATCAAGCGCGAAATTGGGGTAGAAATGCCAACCAATTTGGGAGAGTTTGACTTGATTGCCTTCAGACAAACCAATACTCAAGAAATTCATCTTGCCTTGATCAAAGGAACTTGGGAGAAAGACGAGCCAGTTTTGGTTCGAGTCCATTCTTCTTGTGTGACAGGTGATATTTTTGGTTCTTGTAGATGTGATTGCGGTCCTCAGCTTCATGCAGCCATGGAAATGGTTGAAAAAGAAGGTAAGGGCATCGTCCTATACATGAATCAGGAGGGGAGAGGGATTGGTTTGATCAATAAACTAAAAGCTTACAAGCTTCAAGAGCAAGGGATGGATACGGTCCAAGCTAACCTTGCGCTTGGATTTCCGATGGATGGACGAGATTATGGAGTAGGTGCTCAGATTTTAAGAGATTTGGAAGTGAGCAAGATTCGATTGATTTCGAATAATCCTCAAAAGCGTGTTGGACTTTTAGGCTACGGATTGGAGATAGTGGAACAAGTTCCGATTGAAATCCGACCTAATCCACACAATGAAAAATACCTTAAGACCAAAAGGGATAAAATGGGACACAATATTCTCAAATAA
- a CDS encoding NifU family protein, with protein sequence MEAGLREKIEFALDTIRPYLEADGGNVRIVELTDDFVLKLELVGNCGSCPMSSMTLKAGVEEAIKRAIPEIVRVEAVNLTMA encoded by the coding sequence ATGGAAGCAGGACTTAGAGAAAAAATTGAATTTGCCTTGGACACCATACGACCCTATTTGGAAGCAGATGGTGGAAATGTACGGATTGTTGAATTGACGGATGATTTTGTTCTAAAACTTGAATTGGTGGGTAACTGCGGTTCTTGCCCAATGTCTTCCATGACCTTAAAAGCAGGTGTGGAAGAGGCCATCAAAAGGGCCATCCCCGAAATTGTTCGGGTAGAAGCTGTCAATTTGACCATGGCCTGA
- a CDS encoding tetratricopeptide repeat protein, protein MKKGKDLVDYLNLTATSLRESDHPTTLAMSFKADSIAITLNDLSARSRANENISWVYYRQSQWQKAFEFASKAYDFALSAEDTLQAARLMNNMGALYYEQQNFPKAIEQFKKGFEYATKVKDLQTQIRSLNNVALNFTQSGQQDSAMYYARISVSLNENAGSPYLTSFAHRVIGDVYLAKGQYDSAQAIYNRSLDMARQQGIISFETGILHRLGNAYLLDNKLSQAKEILDYSIELCAANGYPTELALSHKHLAKVLEQQGKISEAYKHLNTYLLLNDSINSKANRDRLALLQGMFEQNLQQSELKLLKAQNESQSFRLATSRKYIILISIAVALISFLVVWMYFLNRKVSAKNKDLQLQQNKIAEQNKILENQSRELGEINETKNKLFSILGHDLRGPIGQVKSVIDLMISDQLDENEFLDLIHVLQKDINSVNFTINNILKWSMSQMDGFSMHPSTFSLKATVDNSITLLNPAIVDKKLTVFNQISGDMMVHTDQDLADVIIRNILNNSIKFSKPGDAVTIFAEKVGKFIELCVMDQGVGMDPALVEKILSDEYSITKSTPGTKKEKGSGLGLQLVKEFVKKIGGELYIQSVPNHGTRFCVKIPASN, encoded by the coding sequence TTGAAGAAAGGAAAGGATTTGGTGGACTACTTAAATCTGACGGCTACTTCTCTTCGCGAAAGCGATCATCCCACCACCTTAGCGATGTCGTTCAAGGCTGATTCAATTGCCATCACCTTGAATGACTTATCTGCTCGAAGTAGAGCAAATGAAAATATCAGTTGGGTATATTATAGACAAAGCCAATGGCAAAAAGCGTTTGAATTTGCTTCAAAGGCTTATGATTTTGCCTTATCCGCAGAGGATACACTTCAAGCAGCCCGATTAATGAATAATATGGGAGCCTTGTATTATGAGCAGCAAAATTTTCCAAAAGCCATTGAACAGTTTAAGAAGGGCTTTGAGTATGCAACAAAGGTTAAAGATTTACAGACTCAGATTCGTAGCTTAAATAACGTTGCCCTCAACTTTACCCAATCTGGTCAACAGGATTCTGCCATGTATTATGCTCGTATTTCTGTTTCACTCAATGAAAATGCGGGCTCACCTTATTTGACTTCATTTGCGCACCGTGTTATTGGAGATGTGTATTTGGCAAAAGGTCAATATGATTCTGCTCAGGCTATTTATAACCGATCTTTGGATATGGCCAGACAACAAGGAATCATTTCCTTTGAAACTGGAATTTTGCATCGATTGGGAAATGCCTATTTACTGGACAATAAACTCAGTCAGGCCAAAGAAATCCTGGACTATTCCATTGAATTATGTGCTGCAAATGGTTATCCGACTGAATTAGCACTTAGTCATAAACATTTAGCTAAGGTACTTGAGCAACAAGGAAAGATATCTGAAGCTTATAAACATTTAAATACCTATTTACTGCTTAATGACTCCATAAACAGTAAAGCGAATCGAGATCGATTGGCATTATTACAGGGAATGTTTGAGCAAAATCTCCAACAATCAGAATTGAAACTTTTGAAGGCTCAAAATGAAAGTCAATCCTTTCGTTTGGCTACTTCTAGAAAGTATATCATTCTAATTTCGATTGCTGTAGCCTTAATTTCTTTTTTGGTGGTTTGGATGTATTTCCTAAATCGAAAAGTATCAGCGAAGAATAAAGATTTACAGCTTCAACAAAATAAGATTGCAGAACAAAATAAGATTCTAGAAAATCAGTCTCGAGAATTAGGAGAAATCAATGAAACTAAGAATAAGCTTTTTTCAATCCTTGGACATGATTTGAGAGGACCAATTGGCCAAGTCAAATCGGTGATTGACTTGATGATCTCTGATCAATTGGATGAAAATGAGTTTTTAGATTTGATTCATGTTCTGCAAAAGGATATCAATTCGGTCAATTTCACGATCAACAATATTCTCAAATGGTCAATGTCTCAGATGGATGGATTCTCCATGCATCCTTCTACATTTAGTTTGAAAGCCACTGTGGATAATTCGATCACATTACTCAATCCAGCTATCGTTGATAAAAAACTAACCGTTTTCAATCAAATCTCAGGGGATATGATGGTCCATACAGATCAAGATTTGGCCGATGTCATCATCCGGAATATTTTGAATAACTCAATAAAATTTTCCAAACCAGGCGATGCAGTAACCATTTTTGCCGAAAAGGTTGGTAAGTTCATTGAACTGTGCGTAATGGATCAAGGAGTAGGTATGGATCCCGCATTAGTTGAAAAGATCCTTTCGGACGAATATTCCATAACCAAATCTACACCAGGGACCAAAAAGGAAAAAGGTTCAGGACTTGGTCTTCAGTTGGTCAAAGAGTTTGTGAAAAAAATAGGTGGAGAACTTTATATCCAAAGTGTTCCTAATCATGGAACAAGATTTTGCGTCAAGATTCCGGCCTCCAATTAA
- the dnaG gene encoding DNA primase translates to MSISKLTTDKVKERADIVEVVGDYVPLKKKGQNMWACCPFHGEKTPSFSISPAKQIYKCFGCGKAGDPIQFVMDIEGIGFAEAIRHLAKKYGIEIEEEEEQTPAQLQEQGERESLFIALNFAKDFFVKNLKTEEGKSIGLSYFKERGFTPSIIEKFDLGYALDGWDHLLKAAKESGFQEDILLKSGLILQKEGDPTRLYDRFRNRVTFTIHNVSGRPIGFGARILTKDKNQPKYINSPETPIYHKSDVLYGMFQAKKAIRDKDNCYLVEGYTDVISLHLSGIENVVASSGTSLTEGQIKLIKRFTNHVTVLYDGDNAGIKASLRGIDLLLEGGLLVKAVVFPDGEDPDSFSQKVGTQAFQDYLEANSRDFIGFKIGLYQDEIQRDPIRKAELIREVVQSIGKIPDPIIRSVYAKEASGLLSIEEEIIHSELNKALLKVQKDQFQRAKQEAEDEQKLEELLPIAPVELSMDEALLIQEKEMVRLLINYGWEKLDQDGLHLGQYLLDETEEIEFRTPIYRKIWSTYRTKLSHGEVPTYEYFLETGDAEIKQEIIGLITPRYEISNYWHDKHQIFINKESDDLTQTVYKSILRLKRRMVQKMMEDTKQKLKLAEQEKVGEEGVFELQQIYFELKKVQVEIDKELGIVIG, encoded by the coding sequence ATGAGTATCAGCAAACTGACCACAGACAAAGTAAAAGAGCGCGCGGATATCGTGGAAGTGGTAGGAGACTATGTGCCTCTAAAAAAGAAAGGTCAAAACATGTGGGCCTGCTGTCCTTTTCACGGAGAAAAAACACCTTCTTTTTCAATCTCTCCTGCAAAACAAATTTACAAGTGCTTTGGCTGCGGAAAAGCTGGAGATCCCATTCAATTTGTAATGGATATCGAAGGGATTGGATTTGCGGAAGCTATTCGGCATTTGGCCAAAAAGTATGGAATTGAAATCGAGGAAGAAGAAGAGCAAACTCCAGCACAACTTCAGGAGCAAGGAGAGCGGGAAAGCCTATTTATCGCATTAAATTTTGCTAAAGACTTTTTTGTTAAAAATTTAAAAACTGAAGAGGGTAAATCGATTGGCTTATCCTATTTCAAAGAGCGTGGATTTACTCCATCCATCATTGAAAAGTTTGATTTAGGATATGCACTTGATGGATGGGATCATTTACTTAAGGCAGCTAAAGAGTCAGGTTTTCAAGAAGATATACTTCTGAAATCTGGGTTAATTCTTCAAAAAGAAGGGGACCCAACTCGACTTTATGATCGATTTAGAAATCGTGTCACCTTTACTATCCACAATGTCAGTGGTAGACCGATTGGTTTTGGTGCTAGAATTCTAACCAAGGATAAAAACCAACCGAAATACATCAATTCTCCAGAGACACCAATTTATCACAAAAGTGATGTGCTCTACGGAATGTTTCAGGCGAAGAAGGCGATTCGGGATAAGGATAATTGCTATCTGGTTGAAGGATATACTGATGTGATTTCCCTTCATCTATCAGGAATTGAAAATGTGGTAGCTTCTTCTGGAACATCGTTGACGGAAGGTCAAATCAAACTCATCAAGCGATTTACCAATCACGTTACTGTCTTGTATGATGGGGATAATGCTGGAATCAAAGCTTCACTTCGGGGTATAGATTTACTACTTGAAGGTGGACTTTTGGTTAAGGCAGTCGTATTCCCGGATGGAGAAGACCCAGATTCCTTTTCTCAGAAAGTTGGTACGCAGGCTTTTCAAGATTATTTGGAGGCAAATAGTCGAGATTTTATAGGATTTAAGATTGGCTTGTATCAAGATGAAATTCAACGAGACCCGATCAGAAAGGCAGAACTTATCCGGGAGGTAGTTCAAAGCATTGGAAAAATTCCGGATCCGATTATTCGGTCTGTTTATGCAAAAGAAGCGTCTGGCCTTCTCTCGATTGAAGAAGAAATTATCCATTCTGAATTAAATAAAGCACTTTTAAAAGTTCAGAAAGATCAATTTCAACGAGCCAAACAGGAGGCCGAAGACGAACAAAAGCTGGAAGAGTTACTGCCGATAGCTCCGGTAGAATTATCAATGGATGAGGCCTTACTCATTCAAGAAAAGGAAATGGTGAGGCTCTTGATTAATTATGGTTGGGAAAAACTTGATCAAGACGGGCTTCACCTTGGGCAATATTTACTAGATGAAACTGAGGAGATTGAGTTTCGCACCCCGATTTACCGAAAGATCTGGTCTACTTATCGCACCAAACTCAGTCATGGTGAAGTGCCGACTTATGAATATTTTTTAGAAACGGGTGATGCTGAAATAAAACAGGAGATCATTGGGTTGATTACTCCTCGTTACGAGATTTCTAATTATTGGCATGACAAGCACCAAATTTTTATCAATAAGGAGTCTGATGATTTGACTCAAACCGTTTACAAATCCATTTTGAGATTGAAGCGGCGAATGGTGCAAAAAATGATGGAGGATACCAAGCAAAAGTTGAAGCTGGCTGAACAAGAGAAAGTAGGAGAGGAAGGAGTTTTTGAACTTCAGCAGATTTATTTTGAACTCAAGAAGGTCCAAGTCGAGATTGATAAAGAGCTTGGAATTGTCATTGGTTAA
- the surE gene encoding 5'/3'-nucleotidase SurE: MSKPLILVSNDDGITSKGIRVLVSVMKKIGDVVVVAPDSPQSGMGHAITIGETLRLTEEEIFEDVLAYKSSGTPADCVKLAKHYVLKDRTPDLVVSGINHGSNTSISVLYSGTMSAAIEGALEGYPSIGFSLCDFSSKADFSHVEEWVEKIARQVLENGISKGVALNVNFPPKRNEPIKGIKVCRQADAKWQEEFAERFDPTGRKYFWMAGNFVNFDKGEDNDEWAIANNYISIVPCQYDLTAYHSISHINKNWDWEKLK; the protein is encoded by the coding sequence ATGTCAAAACCGCTTATCCTCGTCTCTAATGACGATGGAATTACCTCCAAAGGAATCCGTGTTTTAGTTTCCGTAATGAAAAAAATAGGCGATGTGGTAGTCGTCGCACCTGATAGTCCTCAGTCCGGAATGGGTCATGCTATCACGATAGGAGAAACGCTCAGATTAACCGAGGAGGAAATTTTTGAAGATGTTTTGGCCTACAAATCAAGCGGAACGCCTGCTGACTGTGTCAAACTAGCTAAACATTATGTTCTAAAAGATCGGACTCCTGATTTGGTGGTAAGTGGGATCAATCACGGCTCAAATACATCTATTTCAGTATTATATTCCGGGACGATGTCTGCCGCAATTGAAGGAGCTTTGGAAGGGTATCCATCGATTGGCTTTAGTCTTTGTGACTTTTCATCAAAGGCAGATTTTTCGCACGTAGAAGAATGGGTTGAAAAGATCGCTCGTCAAGTCCTGGAAAATGGAATATCCAAGGGGGTGGCATTAAATGTGAATTTTCCACCCAAGCGAAACGAACCAATCAAAGGAATAAAAGTTTGTCGTCAGGCGGATGCCAAATGGCAAGAAGAGTTCGCTGAGCGATTTGATCCTACAGGAAGGAAATACTTTTGGATGGCTGGAAACTTTGTCAATTTCGATAAAGGGGAGGATAATGATGAATGGGCCATAGCTAACAATTACATCAGTATTGTGCCTTGTCAATATGATCTCACTGCCTATCACTCCATTTCTCATATCAATAAAAACTGGGATTGGGAGAAGCTGAAATAA
- a CDS encoding T9SS-dependent choice-of-anchor J family protein, giving the protein MRNFTVFSVRFPLIFGGLLLLYSGLFAQQFQLNTISTKSSNSPLSPEQCGQKAIELIMEKEMGYFGTPDFFEDWMNQKIQERGAKPELFRTQNERRVIPVVVHIIHNGTSLGSGANIPDSQIFEQIRILNEDFRRLNADAVNTPLEFQPVAGDANIEFVLAKQDPNGLPTTGIVRLQGSKTVYSPDDGVLIGQLSQWNPQEYLNIWVLPLVQPYIGYASFPVSDLPGLNFSPVPAIMDGVTIDYRFFGKGGNASSASLGRTATHEVGHFLGLRHIWGDGGCGVDDFVSDTPLQDASNTSCTANLTRFSCGVSNMVQNYMDYTPDPCMNLFTKGQIERFDVVLANSPRRVTLVNNRATQAPILTDLDLAISRIIEPGEALCAQTIIPKVEVQNAGSTAISSARIEFRVNNQLIESKRFTLNLSTGQSSILSFKEFTAPIGSNSYTFQIIQVNDRSDDVINNNSQSSTPVFQNAVNLPYQFNFNSFPDGWIIVNPDKSFTWEKTSLTIDGQNQPAFFIRHYEYEGPGQLDYIISPQIDLSQYPNAQLVFEVAHGPYNQNGFQDELMIAVGQGCSDEFDLVNPPYVKSGARLETSSATLDEFIPTSSAQFRTELVNLNQFADLGAIRLAFITKNAFGNNIYIKNIRILPQEEFNYDLRVESLVTPNPISSGNHESEIIRIKNTGNLPVSRFLFLRTTNNSSTQTYLASGATIAPGESMNLSLNNSTSEGKNNLKYGISEPNFDQNGDNGEVFEQYNLESTETIEVPFRNRFDATPSISPWSTINPQSDQIAWVIKPKSGVTGDNLAVLESPQNGKSYWLGSPVFNLKSSSQASVFFDLSAGQVSASSTLKVLASANEGETYEEVWTRTGAALSSSSGEFVRNYIDLSSYAGSDSEGTVRLAFVFESNGNNDSPIYLDNIELFLRADPNPVIPDEGRTVVYPNPAREFVNIAFNLPTRENVTIRIISATGAVVQELNYPGTLNQTYTFSTALFRSGLYVIQITGPTQSEIKRVFIN; this is encoded by the coding sequence ATGAGAAATTTTACCGTATTTTCAGTACGATTCCCCCTGATTTTCGGGGGGTTATTGCTTTTATATAGTGGATTGTTCGCCCAGCAATTCCAATTAAACACGATCTCTACCAAATCCTCCAATTCACCTCTTTCTCCAGAACAGTGTGGCCAAAAAGCCATTGAATTAATCATGGAAAAAGAAATGGGGTATTTTGGTACTCCAGACTTTTTTGAGGATTGGATGAATCAAAAAATCCAAGAACGAGGAGCAAAGCCTGAATTATTCAGAACTCAAAATGAGCGAAGGGTCATCCCAGTTGTCGTTCATATTATTCACAATGGAACATCATTGGGATCTGGTGCAAACATCCCAGATTCTCAAATTTTTGAGCAAATCCGAATTTTAAACGAGGACTTCAGAAGACTTAATGCAGACGCAGTTAATACTCCACTGGAATTTCAACCTGTTGCTGGAGATGCTAACATTGAATTTGTTTTAGCCAAGCAAGATCCCAATGGCTTACCAACCACTGGAATTGTGCGACTTCAAGGATCAAAGACCGTTTATAGCCCTGACGATGGGGTTTTGATTGGTCAACTATCACAATGGAACCCACAAGAATACCTCAATATTTGGGTTCTACCTTTGGTCCAACCTTATATTGGTTATGCATCCTTTCCTGTATCAGACCTTCCCGGATTGAATTTTTCTCCTGTGCCGGCTATCATGGATGGAGTGACCATAGATTATAGATTTTTCGGTAAGGGTGGAAATGCCTCTTCTGCTTCTTTAGGAAGAACTGCCACACATGAAGTAGGTCACTTCTTAGGTCTTAGACACATTTGGGGTGATGGCGGATGTGGAGTGGATGACTTTGTGAGCGACACTCCTCTTCAGGATGCTTCAAATACCTCCTGTACAGCTAATCTTACTCGCTTCTCTTGCGGGGTAAGCAATATGGTTCAAAACTACATGGACTATACGCCCGATCCTTGCATGAACTTGTTTACTAAAGGCCAAATCGAACGATTCGACGTGGTTTTAGCAAATAGTCCTAGACGGGTAACCTTAGTAAATAACCGTGCAACTCAAGCACCGATTCTAACCGATTTGGACTTGGCTATTTCCAGAATCATTGAACCTGGAGAAGCTCTTTGTGCACAAACTATTATTCCAAAAGTTGAAGTACAGAATGCTGGATCTACGGCAATTAGCTCTGCACGAATTGAATTTAGAGTTAACAATCAACTGATTGAAAGCAAAAGATTTACGCTCAATTTGAGTACTGGCCAATCTTCTATTTTAAGTTTCAAAGAGTTTACTGCACCCATAGGATCAAACAGCTACACATTTCAAATTATCCAAGTAAATGATCGTAGTGATGATGTGATCAATAATAATTCCCAATCATCTACCCCTGTTTTCCAAAACGCTGTCAATCTTCCATATCAATTCAACTTCAATTCTTTCCCCGATGGATGGATTATTGTAAATCCTGATAAGTCATTCACTTGGGAAAAAACCTCCTTGACGATAGACGGTCAAAATCAACCTGCATTTTTCATCAGACACTATGAATATGAAGGCCCCGGCCAGTTGGATTATATCATTTCCCCGCAAATCGATTTAAGCCAATATCCAAATGCTCAATTGGTTTTTGAAGTGGCTCATGGACCTTATAATCAAAATGGCTTCCAGGACGAATTAATGATCGCAGTAGGCCAAGGATGCAGTGACGAATTTGATTTGGTTAATCCACCCTATGTAAAATCTGGGGCTAGATTAGAAACCTCCTCTGCCACACTTGATGAATTTATCCCAACTTCAAGCGCTCAGTTTAGAACTGAATTAGTTAATCTAAATCAGTTTGCCGATTTGGGGGCAATCCGACTTGCCTTTATAACCAAAAATGCATTCGGAAATAACATCTATATCAAAAACATTCGAATCCTCCCTCAGGAAGAGTTCAATTATGATTTAAGAGTAGAATCTCTGGTAACACCAAATCCAATTAGCTCTGGAAACCATGAATCTGAAATCATTCGAATAAAAAATACAGGCAATCTTCCTGTTTCAAGATTCCTATTCCTAAGAACAACCAATAACTCCTCAACTCAAACCTATTTAGCATCGGGAGCCACTATTGCACCAGGAGAATCCATGAATCTCTCGCTAAATAACTCTACCTCTGAAGGTAAAAACAACCTGAAATATGGAATTTCAGAACCTAATTTTGATCAAAATGGGGATAATGGGGAAGTTTTCGAACAGTATAATCTAGAGTCTACCGAAACCATTGAAGTTCCTTTCCGAAACCGTTTTGATGCAACACCAAGTATAAGTCCTTGGAGTACTATCAATCCTCAATCAGACCAAATAGCTTGGGTTATTAAGCCTAAATCAGGCGTAACGGGTGACAATCTAGCCGTGTTAGAATCGCCTCAAAACGGCAAATCCTATTGGCTTGGATCTCCTGTCTTTAATTTAAAATCAAGCAGCCAAGCCAGTGTGTTCTTTGACCTCTCCGCAGGACAAGTTTCTGCAAGTTCAACCTTAAAAGTATTGGCAAGTGCTAATGAAGGGGAAACCTACGAGGAAGTATGGACTAGAACAGGTGCTGCTCTCTCCAGCAGTTCAGGGGAATTCGTAAGGAATTATATTGATCTTAGTTCTTATGCAGGATCAGATTCAGAGGGTACTGTTCGCCTGGCATTTGTCTTTGAATCAAATGGAAACAACGACTCTCCTATTTACCTAGATAATATTGAGCTATTCCTTAGAGCCGATCCCAATCCGGTTATTCCCGATGAAGGAAGGACTGTGGTCTATCCAAACCCCGCCAGAGAATTCGTCAACATAGCATTTAATCTTCCTACGCGTGAAAATGTGACCATTCGAATTATTTCTGCTACGGGAGCGGTAGTTCAGGAATTGAATTATCCAGGCACTCTGAACCAAACCTATACTTTCAGTACGGCTTTATTTAGAAGCGGGCTTTATGTAATTCAAATCACTGGTCCAACCCAAAGTGAGATCAAGCGCGTGTTTATTAATTGA